The window ACCCTGTCTTTTTGCGTGTACCCATATGTTATACTATACACATTATAACTAAGCCATAGGGTCTCGTATATAATTTATAATATAGTCTAAAATATTACCAATTTATATGTTGACAATACGTCCTTTATAACATATAATATTACAATGATTCGTTTTAACGAATTAGCAATTTACCATGCTAAAGCGAATGAGATATGAGTTTGTCTCTGACAGCATACTGAATGCTATGCTGATTGTAGACAAAGTTCATTTAGAGATAGATAACCTCATGAATAAAGAAAGGATATAATAATGATGATTGATCGTCTATTACATACACCGGAGGGTGTGCGCGATTTTAACAGAAATGAAACATCAAGGAAAAAAGAGTTGAAAGATAGAATAGGTAGCGTATTCCATCGTTACGGCTTTAGAGATATAGAAACACCTACATTTGAATACTATGACGTATTTAATCATGAAAGAGGTACTGTGGATATTCAGTTAATGTACAAGTTCTTTGATCGTGATGGCAATATATTGGCTTTAAGGCCAGATATAACACCATCTATTGCCAGGTATGTAGCAACCCATTATAAACATGATTGTGACCCATTACGTCTGTGTTATATGGGGAATACATATCGAAACAATGTAAGTTATCAAGGTAAAGCTAGAGAAGTTACCCAAGCTGGCGTTGAATTTATTGGCAATGCCAGTATTGATGCAGATGCTGAAGTGATTGCACTGATTATTAACAGTTTAAGTATGGCAGGCTTAAAAGAATTTCAGATTGATCTTGGGCAAGCAGGTTTTTTCAAAGGTTTAGCAGAAGAAGCAGGCTTAGATCAAAAAGCTGAAGAAGAGCTTAGAACCCTAATTGATGAAAAAAACTTTATTGCAGTAGAAAATTTATTAAATGAATGTCGGATGACCGATGATCTTAAAGAAGTTTTCTTGGATTTACCTAAATTATTTGGATCAGTTGATGTCATCGACAAAGCCAGACAGCTGACACAAAATAAAATTGCCACTTCCGCATTGGACCGTTTAGAAATGGTATATGGTATTCTCTGCGATTATGGCGTTGAAGATTATGTATCTTTTGATCTTGGATTAGTGAGCCATCTTAACTATTATACAGGTATTATTTTTAGAGGTTACACGTATGGTACCGGTGTTTCCATTGTGGATGGAGGACGATATGATACCTTGTTGAAGCAATTTGGAAAAGATGTACCCGCCATTGGTTTTGCAATTGTGGTGGATGAATTGCTATTGGCTATGGAAAGACAACAAATAGACTTACCCACATTTACTATTGATACATTGGTACTCTATAGTCAGGAGACAAGAAAAGAAGCCATTCAGTTATCAGAAGAATTTCGTTCAAAAGGTATGCATGTAGAAACGGGTCTATTGGGCGAATCCTTAGAAGCAAATATAGCATATGGTAAGAAACAAGGTGTTGGAGGTATCATGGCTTTTAAATCTAAAGAACAGGTTTTACTTATTAATTTAGAAAACATGGAGCAAACAGAAGTAGCTGTAAGTGAATTATTTGATCGAGGTGACCTATCATGAGATATTTAACTTTTGCCCTAGCCAAAGGAAGATTAGCCAAAAAGGCATTAGCACTATTAGAACAAATTGGTATCACATGTGATGAGATGAAAAGTGATACAAGAAAATTGATTTTTACCAATGAGGAACTAAAATGTCGGTTCTTTTTAGCCAAAGCCAGTGATGTACCTACTTATGTGGAGTACGGGGCAGCAGACATTGGTGTTGTGGGAAAAGACACCATACTTGAAGAGAAAAAGAATCTTTATGAAGTCTTAGATTTGGGCTTCGGGAAATGTAGAATGATTGTAGCTGGACCAAAAGAAATGAAAGATGTATTGGAACAAGGTGGTGCTATACGTGTTGCTACTAAGTATCCCAATATAGCTAAAGATTACTTCTATAATCATAAAAGTCAAAAAGCAGAAATCATTAAACTTAATGGCTCTATTGAGTTAGCACCTCTGGTAGGGCTTTCTGAAGTCATTGTGGACATCGTTGAAACAGGCACAACCTTAAAGGACAATGGACTTGTTGTATTAGAAGAAATATGCCCATTATCTGCTCGCATGGTGGTTAACCGTGTGAGTATGAAAATGGAAAATGAACGTATTAGTCAAATGATAAAAGGTTTACGCGAACTGACAAAATAAGCGTTGTTAGGAGGTAATGCGGTTGAAATATATACGTTATAACAGTTGTTCAGATAATGAACTACAGGAATTATTGCAAGATCGAGCACCAGATCAGTATCAAGAGTATAACAAGACAGTACTTGACATCATTGATAACGTGAAAATAAATGGCGATAATGCCGTATGTCAATACACAGAAAAATTTGATGGTGCCATCATTGATTCTAACACACTACAAGTGACGCAAGATGAAATAGATAGTGCTTATACACAGATAGATGAAGAACTTGTTGGTATTATAAGAAAAGCTAAGGTAAGAATTGAAGCCTATCATACCAAACAGAAACAACAGAGTTGGTTTGATAGTTGTGAAACAGGGAGTATTATGGGACAAAAAATAACGCCCATCGATGTAGTAGGTGTCTATGTACCTGGTGGAAAAGCTGTTTACCCATCATCTGTTATCATGAACATTATACCTGCAAAAGTAGCAGGTGTTGAGACCATCACCATGACCACACCACCGGATAAAAACGGTTTGGTTAATCCCCTAACCTTGGTTGCTGCTCGTGAATGTGGTGTAGATGCCATATATAAAGTGGGAGGAGCTCAAGCTATAGCAGCTTTAGCTTTTGGGACAGAAACCATTCCTCAAGTAGATAAAATCGTAGGACCAGGCAATATATTTGTGGCTTTGGCTAAAAAAGCTGTTTATGGGCATGTGAGCATAGACTCTGTGGCTGGTCCCAGTGAGGTCCTTGTCATTGCAGATGAAACAGCCAATGCTAAATATGTAGCGGCTGATCTGTTATCACAGGCTGAGCATGATGAATTAGCATCTTCCGTATTGATTACCAATAGTGAGGTGTTGGTAGAAGCCGTACAGAAGGAAATAGAGCGACAAACCGATTACCTAAGTAGACAAACAATCATTAACAAGTCTTTAGATGATTATGGAGCGATTATTCTTGTGAATAATATGGAGGAAGCCATCTACTTAAGTAACAGGATTGCCCCAGAACATCTGGAAATATGTACAAAAGAACCCTTTATGCTTTTACCCAAAATTAAGCATGCAGGGGCTATCTTCTTAGGGGCATATAGTCCAGAACCCCTTGGCGACTATATGGCTGGACCCAACCATGTGTTGCCAACGAACGGAACAGCCAAATTCTTTTCCCCTCTAAGTGTGGATGATTTTATTAAGAAATCCAGTATTATTTCTTTTTCAAGAGAAGCACTCTCTACGTTAGAAAACGATATTGTCAAATTTGCAGAAGCAGAGGAGTTAACAGCTCATGCCAATGCTATAAAGGTGAGATTTGAAAATGATTAAAACATATATGAGAAAAGATTTACAAAACTACAGTCCCTATCACGCGCCGGAAAAACCCTATGAGGTGAAGCTGGATGCTAATGAAAATCCTTATACACATGATCCTGAAGTGATTCAGGCTATGAAAGATTGGATTGAGGATTGCGAACATATGCGTCGTTACCCAGATACAGATTGTCATAGATTAAAAGAGGCTATTGCTGAGTTTTGGAAAGTGGGTAAAGATGAAGTCATCTGTGGTGTAGGCTCTGATCAACTCATTGAGAGTATTGCCAAGGTTTTTATTGAACCTGGTGATAAGGTGCTTATGCCAGCACCATCTTTTAGTATGTATAAGTTAGCAACAACGTTAAACCGGGGTATAGCTGTTGAATTTTCATTAGATGACGATTATCAGTATCCCATTGATACAATTATTCAGACTTATCAGGAGATCCAGCCAAAATGTGTGTTTCTATGTACGCCTAATAATCCCACAGGTTCATCTCTAGCCATAAAGGATATAGAAAAATTGCTTCAAGTGATGACATGTCCTGTTGTTATTGATGAAGCTTATGGGGAATTTGTGGATAGAACCATGATTGATCAGATAGACAAATACCCAAATATCATCGTCCTAAGAACATTTTCAAAAGCCTATGGTTGTGCAGGTCTTCGTGTAGGCTATGGCATTGGGTCAAAAGAAATGATTGAAGCCTTACACCTTGTTTTACCGCCTTATCACTTAAATGCTTTCAGCCAATATATGGCGAAGACTATTCTTGAAAAATATGGGCATTATAAAGACAATGTAAAAGCCATTGTTAAAGAACGAGAAGCATTAATTACAGCATTATCGACTATTGATTATGTGTGTAAAGTCTATCCCTCTGATGCCAATTACATTTTAATTAGCGTATCAAGGGACGATATTGTGAAGCAATTAGAGGAACGAAAGGTTTTAGTTAGAGGTTATGGTGCTACTGGTGCATTAGCGAATTGCTTACGTATTACAGTAGGTACGGAGAAGGAAAATAAAAAACTAATTGAAGTCATGAAAACCATATAAATAATGGATTTAACTATAATCTTGTTCATGGTTAAGTGGTTATAAACAGTAGAATGAGAAGGGAGACGTATCATGAGTCGTGAGAGTAAGATTAGGCGAAAAACCAATGAAACAGATATTACTTTTGGATTAAACATAGATGGCTGTGGGACATATGTTGTGGATACAGGCATTGGCTTTTTTGATCACATGATGACCCATATTGCTAAACATGGGTTATTCAATCTAGATATCACATGTACAGGCGATCTTCAAGTAGATTGTCATCATACCATTGAAGACATTGGTATTGTCTTTGGACAATGTATTAAAGAAGCTGTAGGTGATAAGCATGGTATCAAGCGCTATGGTTCTGCCATCATCCCTATGGATGAAACCTTGGTATTATGTGCACTTGATTTATCAGGGCGCCCTTATCTGAATTATGATGTCACACTAACAACGCCCCGATTAGGTGAAATGGACACGGAAATGGTTGAAGAATTCTTTCGGGCAGTGGCGATGCACGCTGAGATGAACTTACATGTTAAGTTACTGGATGGTAAGAATAACCATCATATTGTTGAAGGGATCTTCAAAGCTTTTGGCAATGCATTAGATCAAGCAACCATGGTCGATGAAAGGATTAAAGGTGCTTTATCGACAAAAGGTATGCTCTAAATAGTAAACGAAGATGATTGAAAGGATGAACCACGATGATTGGTATAATAGATTATGGTATGGGTAATTTGGGTAGTATCTCCAATGCTCTGGATTATATGCATGAAAAATGGGTGATATCATCTGAAACAGCAGTTCTTGATAAGGCGGATAAACTTATTTTACCAGGCTTAGGTGCTTTTGGAGATGCGATTCAGTTATTAAAAGAGAAAGGCTTAGATGATTTTATTCGTACAGCTGTTTCACAAGGAAAACCCCTATTAGGTATCTGTCTTGGTATGCAGCTATTATTTGATACATCAACAGAACATGGTCAATACGAAGGGCTTGGTATCTTAGAAGGAGATATTATTAAACTGGATGTACCTCTAAAAATACCCCATATGGGATGGAACAAACTGGCTATTAAGAAAAGAGAACCTCTATTTAGAGGCTTACCAGATAATAGTGATGTTTATTTTGTACATTCTTATCATCTGGATACAGAAGCCGATATCGTTAGCGCCACAACTACTTATGGAAAAGAGATTCAAATAGCTGCACAAAAAGACCATGTATATGCCTTACAATTTCATCCAGAAAAAAGTGGTGAAATTGGTTTACAGATAATGAAAAATTTTATTGACTTGTAAACCAAACATATTAAAATAACATAGAGTAAGTTGATAAATGAATAAGAATGATTACAGGTAAGCGGAGGTAAACAAATGCGATTATACCCAGCAATTGATATAAAAAGTGGTAAATGTGTACGCTTGAAACAAGGAAAATTTAATGAACAAACCATTTATGCAAATAACCCCTATGACATAGCTGAAAAATGGGCTGATAAGGGAGCATCTTATATTCATGTTGTGGATTTGGATGGTGCATTAGATGGCGTATGGACCAATAAAGATGCCATTGAGAAGATTGTAAAAGCTGTTAATATTCCTGTTCAAACAGGTGGTGGTATTCGTACCATAAGGGATATTGAAGAACGACTTAGCATAGGTATTGATCGCGTTATTATTGGTACCTTGGCAGTTAAGAATCCAAGTTTTGTGAAAGACGCCATCGAAAAATTTGGTAGTGACAAAATTGTCGTTGGCATCGATGCAAAAGACGGCATGGTAGCCATTAACGGATGGGAAGAAGTCAGTCTTATGTCAGCATTAGACTTATGTCAAAAAATGAAAGGATATGGCGTGAAAACCATTGTCTATACGGATATTTCCAAAGACGGTATGTTAATCGGTCCTAACGTGGCATATACGAAGTATCTCATTGAAGAAACGAACCTAGATATTATAGCTTCTGGAGGTGTTTCGTCCATTGATGACTTAAAAGATGTGGAAAAAATCAATGCAGAAGGGGCCATTATAGGAAAAGCCTTGTATACAGGGGCTATTGACTTAGAAGAAGCTGTATCATTATTTGAAAAATAGATAAGTCCTAGAAAGGGTGATAAGATGTTATCAAAACGAATTATACCTTGCTTAGACGTGGATAGAGGTCGCGTAGTAAAAGGTGTAAAGTTCTTAGACTTGGTAGATGCAGGTGATCCCGTAGAAGTAGCAAAAGCATATAATAAAAGTTTGGCAGATGAAATTGTCTTCCTTGATATTACAGCTACCCACGAAGGCCGAGACCATTGTGCAAGTGGTTAGGGATACGGCTAAGCAGATATTCATTCCTCTGACAGTTGGTGGTGGCATTAAGACGGTTGATGATTTCAAAACCATATTGCGAGCAGGAGCAGATAAAGTAGCTGTTAACTCCGCAGCCATTAGGCGTCCAGAACTTATTAATGAAGCCGCAAAACGATTTGGCAGCCAGTGTGTTGTGGTAGCCATGGATGCCAAATATAATGATGGAAGACATAGTTGGGATATCTATATAAATGGTGGTCGTATTAACACCCATATGGATGCTATTGAGTGGGCAATAGAAGTCTGTGAACGTGGTGCAGGTGAAATTCTTTTAACCAGCATGGATAAGGATGGTACCAAATCAGGATATGATATAGCCTTAACGAAGCGCATTAGTGAAAAGGTTCATATTCCAGTTATTGCATCAGGTGGTGCTGGTCATATGGAGGACTTTAAAGAGGTTTTAACCGATGGAAAAGCAGATGCAGCCCTTGCAGCTTCTTTATTCCATTTTAAAGAGCTTGATATGAAAGAGCTGAAAGAATATTTAAAAGAAAATAATATACCTGTAAGGTTATAGAGAGAAAGGAAGTTTGTCATGGATTTTAACAACCTGAAATTGAACAAAAACGGGCTCATACCTGTGGTTACTCAGGATATAGATAGCAATGAAGTGCTGATGGTAGCCTATATGAATAAAGAAGCTTTTGATAAGACTTTAGAAACGAAGAAAGTACACTACTACAGTCGAAGCCGTCAATGTTTGTGGCTAAAAGGTGAGACCTCAGGCCATTATCAGACATTAAAGCATATGGCATTAGATTGTGATGAAGATACACTCCTTGTGAAAGTTCAGCAAGAAGGTGTAGCTTGTCATACAGGCGCTTATTCTTGCTTCTATAAAGAAATTGATTTAGAAACAAAGAATATGGTAGAAATGGGAGACAGAACTAAACCCAAGTCTGAAAGTGTATTATCCATATTTGAAGAAGTCTACAACATTATCTTAGATAGGAAAAAAAATCCCAAAGAAGGCTCTTATACCAACTATCTTTTTGATAAAGGGATTGATAAAATATTGAAAAAGGTTGGCGAAGAAACAGCTGAAGTAATCATTGGTTCTAAGAATGAAGGTAATGAAGAGGTAATCTATGAAGTATCAGACCTTATCTATCACTTATCGGTATTAATGGTCGAAAAAGATGTCACATGGGATGATATCTGTAATGAACTGGGTAAAAGACGCTAATAATGAAGCAGGTTGTATAAGTAATATAAGCTTATATAACCTGCTTCATTCATGATGTGAAGACGCGTTAACAAAAATGTACGGGTGTTTTGGCATAGTCCCTAGGGGTTATACCTTTGATTTTTTTAAAGACTTTACTAAAATAAAAGGGGTCGTTGAAGCCCACTAATTGAGAGGTTTCTGTAATGTTATAACCAATACCTAGGTATTCTTCTGCTTTTTCTATTCTGACTTTATTTACATATTCAATGGGGGTATAGCCCGTATGCTTTTTAAAGAAACTTCCAAAGTATTTTGGATTAAAATCCATTAAGGATGCCAGATGGTTAAGTGTCAACGAGGTATTGTAGTTTTTTCGTATATGGATTAGTACATCTTCAATCTTTCTAATATTTTCTTTATCTTTGCCTTTTTCTTGTATGAGTAGCTGGTTATGTAATTCGTATAAAATGTTAAGGAAAATACTTTTACATTTAAGAATATAATGGTTTTTACCTTCTTCCCATACTGTTGTAAGGTCTTTAAAATACTTCCGTAGGATGCCTGAATGGGATAGGTGTGATATGTTGTTAAAAGGCAGTCGATGGATGTTTTTAGTCACCCATGTGGCATCAGAAAATGTAGTTTGTGCAATTTGGAAGTTAACACCAAAGCAGTGCATCAAATTTGATTGGCTTGTTGTATAACCATATGTTTCACCAGGAGCATGGTAGATAAGCATACCAGGCAAGAGTTTAATGGTTTGATGATTTGACCATGCAATACCTTCTCCAGAGATAATTAATAAAAAATTATGGAAATCCCGAGCCACATTTTGAACATACCAATTGTGATCACAGTACCTATCGGCTACATGTAGGAAGTGAGGTACCAAATGGTTGATGTCATGAAATTCATGGTTATAATACATATGTCATGTCTACCTCCTATATGGATATTATACATATATTATAAGTTAAAATCGTTTATTATTCAAATATCTTATAATCGATTTATGGATATAATACAGTTTTTGTGGTAATAATACATGGACGTTTTCCATAGGTTAAGCTACCATAGAACTACATCCTATACGAAATGAGGTTATATCATGACGAGTAAACAGATTATTAAAGATGTCATAGCATTTAATTCCCCAGCACGCATTGGTTTGGACTTTAATGAACCTCACCAAGATGATATCGCGTGGATATTGGGGGCTAAACTAAAACATCCTCAATATGAGCATCTAAAAGAGTGGGGACACTATGAAAATGAATTGAAAGAAGTGCCTGATTTTAAAGGTGAAGTAAGGCGAGATTCCTATGGCAATATTTATGGTCGATTAGAGGAAAAAACAAAGGGTGAATGTATTAAAGGAGCCTTACAGGAAGGTTGGCATCTTCTAGAGACATATAGCTTTCCAGAATATGATGAAAGCTACGAAAGTGAAGTAAAAGACATACTAGAAGAAAATAAAGACAAATATTG is drawn from Vallitalea pronyensis and contains these coding sequences:
- the hisZ gene encoding ATP phosphoribosyltransferase regulatory subunit, with the protein product MMIDRLLHTPEGVRDFNRNETSRKKELKDRIGSVFHRYGFRDIETPTFEYYDVFNHERGTVDIQLMYKFFDRDGNILALRPDITPSIARYVATHYKHDCDPLRLCYMGNTYRNNVSYQGKAREVTQAGVEFIGNASIDADAEVIALIINSLSMAGLKEFQIDLGQAGFFKGLAEEAGLDQKAEEELRTLIDEKNFIAVENLLNECRMTDDLKEVFLDLPKLFGSVDVIDKARQLTQNKIATSALDRLEMVYGILCDYGVEDYVSFDLGLVSHLNYYTGIIFRGYTYGTGVSIVDGGRYDTLLKQFGKDVPAIGFAIVVDELLLAMERQQIDLPTFTIDTLVLYSQETRKEAIQLSEEFRSKGMHVETGLLGESLEANIAYGKKQGVGGIMAFKSKEQVLLINLENMEQTEVAVSELFDRGDLS
- the hisG gene encoding ATP phosphoribosyltransferase — translated: MRYLTFALAKGRLAKKALALLEQIGITCDEMKSDTRKLIFTNEELKCRFFLAKASDVPTYVEYGAADIGVVGKDTILEEKKNLYEVLDLGFGKCRMIVAGPKEMKDVLEQGGAIRVATKYPNIAKDYFYNHKSQKAEIIKLNGSIELAPLVGLSEVIVDIVETGTTLKDNGLVVLEEICPLSARMVVNRVSMKMENERISQMIKGLRELTK
- the hisD gene encoding histidinol dehydrogenase, whose protein sequence is MKYIRYNSCSDNELQELLQDRAPDQYQEYNKTVLDIIDNVKINGDNAVCQYTEKFDGAIIDSNTLQVTQDEIDSAYTQIDEELVGIIRKAKVRIEAYHTKQKQQSWFDSCETGSIMGQKITPIDVVGVYVPGGKAVYPSSVIMNIIPAKVAGVETITMTTPPDKNGLVNPLTLVAARECGVDAIYKVGGAQAIAALAFGTETIPQVDKIVGPGNIFVALAKKAVYGHVSIDSVAGPSEVLVIADETANAKYVAADLLSQAEHDELASSVLITNSEVLVEAVQKEIERQTDYLSRQTIINKSLDDYGAIILVNNMEEAIYLSNRIAPEHLEICTKEPFMLLPKIKHAGAIFLGAYSPEPLGDYMAGPNHVLPTNGTAKFFSPLSVDDFIKKSSIISFSREALSTLENDIVKFAEAEELTAHANAIKVRFEND
- the hisC gene encoding histidinol-phosphate transaminase, encoding MIKTYMRKDLQNYSPYHAPEKPYEVKLDANENPYTHDPEVIQAMKDWIEDCEHMRRYPDTDCHRLKEAIAEFWKVGKDEVICGVGSDQLIESIAKVFIEPGDKVLMPAPSFSMYKLATTLNRGIAVEFSLDDDYQYPIDTIIQTYQEIQPKCVFLCTPNNPTGSSLAIKDIEKLLQVMTCPVVIDEAYGEFVDRTMIDQIDKYPNIIVLRTFSKAYGCAGLRVGYGIGSKEMIEALHLVLPPYHLNAFSQYMAKTILEKYGHYKDNVKAIVKEREALITALSTIDYVCKVYPSDANYILISVSRDDIVKQLEERKVLVRGYGATGALANCLRITVGTEKENKKLIEVMKTI
- the hisB gene encoding imidazoleglycerol-phosphate dehydratase HisB gives rise to the protein MSRESKIRRKTNETDITFGLNIDGCGTYVVDTGIGFFDHMMTHIAKHGLFNLDITCTGDLQVDCHHTIEDIGIVFGQCIKEAVGDKHGIKRYGSAIIPMDETLVLCALDLSGRPYLNYDVTLTTPRLGEMDTEMVEEFFRAVAMHAEMNLHVKLLDGKNNHHIVEGIFKAFGNALDQATMVDERIKGALSTKGML
- the hisH gene encoding imidazole glycerol phosphate synthase subunit HisH, giving the protein MIGIIDYGMGNLGSISNALDYMHEKWVISSETAVLDKADKLILPGLGAFGDAIQLLKEKGLDDFIRTAVSQGKPLLGICLGMQLLFDTSTEHGQYEGLGILEGDIIKLDVPLKIPHMGWNKLAIKKREPLFRGLPDNSDVYFVHSYHLDTEADIVSATTTYGKEIQIAAQKDHVYALQFHPEKSGEIGLQIMKNFIDL
- the hisA gene encoding 1-(5-phosphoribosyl)-5-[(5-phosphoribosylamino)methylideneamino]imidazole-4-carboxamide isomerase — protein: MRLYPAIDIKSGKCVRLKQGKFNEQTIYANNPYDIAEKWADKGASYIHVVDLDGALDGVWTNKDAIEKIVKAVNIPVQTGGGIRTIRDIEERLSIGIDRVIIGTLAVKNPSFVKDAIEKFGSDKIVVGIDAKDGMVAINGWEEVSLMSALDLCQKMKGYGVKTIVYTDISKDGMLIGPNVAYTKYLIEETNLDIIASGGVSSIDDLKDVEKINAEGAIIGKALYTGAIDLEEAVSLFEK
- the hisIE gene encoding bifunctional phosphoribosyl-AMP cyclohydrolase/phosphoribosyl-ATP diphosphatase HisIE, with amino-acid sequence MDFNNLKLNKNGLIPVVTQDIDSNEVLMVAYMNKEAFDKTLETKKVHYYSRSRQCLWLKGETSGHYQTLKHMALDCDEDTLLVKVQQEGVACHTGAYSCFYKEIDLETKNMVEMGDRTKPKSESVLSIFEEVYNIILDRKKNPKEGSYTNYLFDKGIDKILKKVGEETAEVIIGSKNEGNEEVIYEVSDLIYHLSVLMVEKDVTWDDICNELGKRR
- a CDS encoding helix-turn-helix domain-containing protein, which translates into the protein MYYNHEFHDINHLVPHFLHVADRYCDHNWYVQNVARDFHNFLLIISGEGIAWSNHQTIKLLPGMLIYHAPGETYGYTTSQSNLMHCFGVNFQIAQTTFSDATWVTKNIHRLPFNNISHLSHSGILRKYFKDLTTVWEEGKNHYILKCKSIFLNILYELHNQLLIQEKGKDKENIRKIEDVLIHIRKNYNTSLTLNHLASLMDFNPKYFGSFFKKHTGYTPIEYVNKVRIEKAEEYLGIGYNITETSQLVGFNDPFYFSKVFKKIKGITPRDYAKTPVHFC